Below is a window of Candidatus Aegiribacteria sp. DNA.
TGGTAAGAATGTAAACTTCCATCGACCCGCTGGACCAGGATCCGGAATAGTTGTACTTCTCTCCCAGTTTATCGAAAATCTCACGGTAAGCTTCGGTCTTTATGCTGGGATTCAGATCAGCAAGCTCCTGATCGAACTGGCTTTCTTCAGTTATAGTCGTTTCAACTTCATCAGGAATAGGATCGTAGGTTTTGGGCGATGCTACTCTCGCCTTTTCTCTGGCTTTATCAAGGATATCGCGAATAGTATCAGCATCTTTAATGGCTCCAAGGTAAGTCTGACTTCCCTGTTTTCTGCCGTCTGTCACTTCTACATCCAGTCTCATCAGATCCTCGGACGTGTTCAGTGATACCGAATTGTTGCCAATCCGCATAAGATGGCTTTTTTCATGATGCAGTTTAAGTGTTGCCTGGATGCCCTCATCGGCAGCTTCATCTCTTACCTGCATCAGAATTTCTTTGATGTTTGCGTCCAGCATTTTCTACTTCCTTTCTCCGGTAATCACATCATCGAATTTGACTACAGGGACACCGTGACCAATCTGCATAACCTGGTTCGGCTCACCTTTCCCGCAATTGTCTACCTGCTCAACTCTCCAGGTGGATTTATCACCAACCGCTGAAAGGGATCCATAGAATTCCAATGTGTGCCCCTGGTATGTAGGATTTCTAAGGATTCTGGTCTTTTCTCCATTCTTGACTTCCCAGGCTATTTCACAACCAAAGTGAAAATGCTCCCTGTTCGAACCGATTGACCAGGATACCGGATTATCAACAACGATACCGTCTTCGGTTGATGCGATTATTTCCTCCTCGGTACCGTCATTACCCGGAAGAATGTTCACGTTTGTCATTCTATCTATAGGAGCCCTGTAAAATGATGTTGCCCGCGCAGCTCCTCCACTCTGATGGAAAACCTCCCTGCCAGCTCTCTCATTCGCTTCATTGACCATGGCCCTGGATGTCAGGGCATTAACCAGTAATCCCCTATCAATAAGGAGATAGTCGCGTTCAGGGGTTCCGTCATCATCAAAACCGAATGATCCGGGAGAGTTCGCTATGCTTCCGTAAGAGCTTACAGACAACTTATCGCTTCCGTACTTCAGCTTCCCAAACGAATCAAGGTCGACGAAAGACCCTCCCGCATAGGAAAGCTCGTATCCAAGAATTCTATCCAGTTCAAGTGGATGTCCTATGGTCTCATGCACCTGGAGATGACCCTGACCCGGTAGAAGTATCACTGACTTTCTTCCGTACTCAAGGGGTTCGGCCTTTATTAGTTCAGCCAGCTCCGATTTGACTCTTGACGCATGCCCGGAGAATAGTTCCGGATTAATCATCATCTCCCAACCGGCAGTACCGCCTCCCGTTGAATA
It encodes the following:
- a CDS encoding TldD/PmbA family protein, translated to MTEAVEIKKKISRNISRISSEGASYVDVRFYLDDSSETLLLYDGDLEANDTTVESGIGVRVLWEGAWGFAATSDPSALEACFDMAAMNARTASKLVKVPLTMGVKEAVKGSYASPVAVDPFSVSLQDKLGFLTRLDNELKEDFVLKRMVYANFQKKKVHFQNSEGSEIDKDIVSVFGMIMAMALDSDGEMQRRSMSLYSTGGGTAGWEMMINPELFSGHASRVKSELAELIKAEPLEYGRKSVILLPGQGHLQVHETIGHPLELDRILGYELSYAGGSFVDLDSFGKLKYGSDKLSVSSYGSIANSPGSFGFDDDGTPERDYLLIDRGLLVNALTSRAMVNEANERAGREVFHQSGGAARATSFYRAPIDRMTNVNILPGNDGTEEEIIASTEDGIVVDNPVSWSIGSNREHFHFGCEIAWEVKNGEKTRILRNPTYQGHTLEFYGSLSAVGDKSTWRVEQVDNCGKGEPNQVMQIGHGVPVVKFDDVITGERK